The genomic region TCTGTTTCTGTACAAAACGCCACCAAGAACAGgcctgtttgtttcttttgtttatgcCCAGGCTGAGGGAAGAGCTAAACCCCAGCCAGAGGCTCTGCTCGGCCACGTGGAAGCGATTACAGGGATCAGTCCCCGTGagcacctccctccccagcacacgGTGTGGGTGAGGGCagcccatccccatccccatccccatccctatccTTAtcctcatcccatcccatcccatcccatcccatcccatcccatcccatccccatttcCATCCCCatttccatcccatcccatcccaaaccatctccatccccatcccatcccatcccatcccatcccatcccatcccatcccatcccatcccatcccatcccatcccatcccatcccatcccatcccatcccgtcccatcccatcccatccccatccccatccccccatcccatcccatccccatttccatcccaccccatcccatcccatccccatccccatcccatcccacccccacTAAGGCCAGTCCCAAcaccacagcccccccagcactggGGCTCCACTCCCGGGACCAGGCAGGCCTCCAGcttttcccagcagctgcatttttatCTGCTGGGATCTCACACCGAGAGGTGCCGGGTTTGCCACGGGGGTgacaaaaagccttttttagCATCCCGAAGCCCATGCGAGAAGCCTGGCAGCTGCCCCCGCCCCAGCAGGGGGGCCCTGAGGGGCTCGGGGCCCTTTTCTCCCAGACGTGGCTGGGGACAGCCGCAGGCAGTGACATTTTCCCTGGGAGaggctcatggcagggggaaTTCGGGCTCTCAGAAAGCCAAATTCCCCGGGGGGAGCTGTGCCCAGATGTCCTGCTTGTCCTCCCACCCATTTCAaggctctgctgcaggcttAGAAACCCCAAACCAATTTACTCCTTAAAAACACCCTCGCAGCGAACCCTCTCAGGCCGCCAGCAGCAACCAGCAGCCATCCCCTCCAAACCCTCCTCTTCGCCGCTGCCGCGGTACGGGACGGAAAAGCCCAAATTTTCCACCCCAGCGGTGAGCGCCGTGGCTTTGCTTTTGGCAGCGAGACCCCACGAGCTTCCCCGCACCTCCTCTGCACCCCCAGGGCCACCTTTCCCCACGGGAGGGATGTCCCGGTCCCCGGCTTGCCCTTGGGGCCGGCACCCCGGAGCgtgagggtgctggggggggtgggggatcccgggggtgccggggggacagggctggggggctgcaggctccAGGCAGCGCCCGATTTCCCCGGACGGCCCACGGGGCGTCAGAGCTTCAGAGAAAAGCCATGCGTTTGGCACGGGGAGCTCCTCGAAGGCGGCGGATCGCATCCAGCTGGCCTGAACCCCGCTCGAAGCCCTAATGTTTTTTCAGGGCCAGGCGAAGCGTTCCCGTCCGAGGGCCGGAGACGAGCGGCAGGAGGGGTGGCGGACGCGTCCCTGCTGTCACAGCCGGgctcccagccccgtccccccccgaTGGGGTGGGAGCTGCCTGGCCCCTTGGGGACGGGGGACCCCAGGTCCCTGCCAGCGGAGATTCCCAGCAGGGAGGCCGAGGGACGGGCGCCCGATTTATTTCAGCCTCCAGCCCGGGAGGGGGGCTGACGCTTCCCTCCCCGTTATCCGGCGTTCCTCGGCCCCGGGCCTGGCGTTTTGGGGACGGAGGCAGCATCACaaggcctggggggggggtgtaggGTGGGGGGGTGATGGAGCCGAGGAGCCCGTGGGTGCTGCCAGGAGCCCCCAGCGAGCCCGGCCCCCCACGGGCGAGCCTTTTTCACCCCCGCAGGGCAAAAAGCTCCGGGAAAGGAGAAGCGAGGCAAGCTGACACGGTGCCAGCCCAGCTGCCcgggggtgtcgggggggggggggctgtgtgcTCCCAGCttccccgcccgccccccccccgctccccggggaTGCGGAGTCGGGTTTCTGcccggcggggggcagcggggagcctccccccccctcacACCCCCCCCAAAGGGCCGGCCCCAAACCCCGCTTCCCGGCCCCAAACTGGCCTCGCTCCCGGCTctccgggggcggcgggcagcccgcagccagccccccccccccccccgcccggccccgggatGCCCGGCCCGCCGGGGGCTGGGGatgagggaggaggggggggggggggggacacggggacagaggaggggaagcacggccccggggcggaTTTTGGGATAAGGCCGCActgggcggccccggggccgggggaccCAATCGCAGAGCCGTCGGGGCTCGGAtccgccccgtcccgccccggTTCCCCTCCGGCCGCTCGGGGCCGTCCCGTCGGGGCCGCTCCCGGTGCTCGCCGGCTGCGGGAtgcgggcggcggcggtgccggtgctggcggccgtgctgctggccggggctgccggggggctgccccgcgcGGGGCTCCTGCCCCACGGGCCGGCCCGCGGAGACCTCCGGCTGAGGCCCGGCGACGACGAGAGCTCCCCCGCCGTGGccctgccccgagccctgcGCCTCTacggccgcgccgcccgccgcctctACGTGAGTGCCCCCCCGGCAGCTCCCCCGCCGCCTTCCCAGCCCGCCCCCCCCTGCCCGCCAGCCGGCCTTCcgtccttccctccctccttccgtccctccatccctccgtccttccatccttccatccctccctccttccatccttccatccctccatccctcttccttccaccctgctgccttccaccCCTCCCTTCCCGCCCTCCTGccatccctcccttccctctcctctcctctcccatccctcccttccctctcctctcctctcccatccctcccttcccaccctccttccacctttcctttccctccctccttccagctctcccttccctcccttctcgcatccctctcctccctccctccttacATCCGTGGCTCTGCGATTCTGTgatctcttccctccctccctctccttccacctctcctttccctccttcctcccatccctcccttccctccttcctcccatccctcccttccctccttcattccatctctcccttccctccttccttccatctcttccttccctccaattccatccttccctccttctacctctcccttccctccctccttccatccctccctttcctcccttccctccttccctccccccctccttccacctctcccctccctcttctcttccccccctccctccctccccctccccaccccccccaccccccactttctccccccatcccaccccacgccctctccccctctccccctcctcgcCCCGACCCCACACGTGCCTTGTCGCCCTCCGTCCCCGCGCCTCCTCCTCCGCACCttccccccggctccccggggccgccgAGGAACAAGAAGCCTTTTTCCTCCGCAGCTGTTCCCCCCCCCAcgagcagctggggcagcccccgAGCCGCAGCTCACGGGGGTGCCCGAGGtcttttgttcccccccccccggccgcacGGGGCCGCGCGGTCtcggggggcccccccccgaccccgtgCCGTGCCCCCGGGGGACGGCGGGCGGGCGGGAAGGGACACGGGGAGGTGCCCCCGCGGCTCCCCGACACCTCGCGCCCTTCTCCCTGCAGGTGGGGACCAACGGGGTCATCTCCACCCAGGATTTCCCCGGGGAGCCCCAGTACGTGGACGACGACTTCCCCACGGACTTCCCCGTCGTCGCTCCCTTCCTGGCCGACCTCGACACCTCCGGCGGCAGGGGGGACATCCACTACCGCCACGACACCTCCCCGGCCGTGCTGAACCAGGCCGCGGGCTACGTCCAGGCCGGGTTCCCCCGCACCGCCGGCTCCTTCGTGCCCGCCGGCGTCTTCGTCGCCACCTGGGAGGACGTGGGCGCCTACCAGGAGCTGGCGCCGGGCGCCGAGCCCTCCGCGCAGGTGAGGCACCAGTCCTCCCCGCTGGGACCCAGACACGGACGGCGGGTCCGGCGCTGGAGGAGGCGCGGAGCTTCCCCTCTCCACTCGTGGCGGCCTCGCGGGCTCTGCTTGCTTTGCCGGCGGGCAGAGGAGGTTTGGAGGCTCTAGGTTGTGCCAAACCCAACGCTGCGCGGAGCCCGGCTCAGCCGTCCGTCCCCAAACCTCTTGCTGGTGCCTCGGGGCGAGCGTTCCCTCCTGCCCGGATACCCCCAGCAAGGATCCGGCCTCCAAATTTCCACCGCGGGCCGATTTTGGGGTCGGGCGGGCGTTCCGCCTTCCCCACCCCGGTGCCGATAAGGCTCCTGCGCTGGCGTTGCCTTCCCGCGCTGGCGGCCGCGAGGTCTCCCCAAAAAACGCTGCATCCGCAGCTGGGACGGGAGCCGGTGACCTGCCACGGAGGCAGGAGGTGACAGTGACACCCTGCCACCGGGAGCCGTCCCTGATTGTCCCCAAGCTGAGGCCCCCGTGGTGGCGGGCTGGGGATTGCTGCGGCCAGGCGGGGGAAGAAAGCGAGGTTTGGAAGGAAGCGAAGcgcatttttttcctcctatttaaAACTTGGGAAAGCGGCTGAAGAAATGCCATCGGAGGCCTCGCGGCGACCTCGCGGCCATCAAAAATGCGGCCTCGCTTTCTCGCcctaattgtttttttcctctccgaGTGCTTGGATCGGGTTTTAAGCTGAGACAAGCCTTGCTTGGGAATGAGCCGCTCGATGCAAGGTCTCGTTGAAGCAGCACGGAAATTCAGCTCGTGCGCGCGCTTTGCAGGGCTCCCCCTTGCAAAGCCCACCCCCGAAGCAAAAACTGCTGAAAACCCCAAAAGCCTAAATCCCCAAAGCCTCTTTTATCTCCCTGAACGTGCCGTGTGTTGGAGCGCTCCCCCCCCACGCTCCGAAGCAGGATTTGGCCCATGGGCCGTCGCCTCCCATCCGGGGAAGTCACGGCTCATCGCTCCCAGCCTGGGCTCAgccgcaggggctgggggctcccgaTCACGCCCCCCGGGGACACGCTCCCCGTCCGTGCCGTGACACTTCCCAGCCCGCGGCCAGCATTTAGCTGCTGGGAGCACAAATCGCCCTCTTGGCTGGAATTCGCCCTTTGCGGCTCCTTCGGGCCGCCCCTGCTCTttgccccgtgtccccactgtccccccccccccccccccctccaatgTGTCACCAGCCAAAAAATCGTCCCCCGGTCACCGCCAGGCTGACTGCGTGGGGGAGGAatccggcccggggggggggtcaccaaccccccccagtccctggCAGCCTTTTGGCTGCCTCTCCGCGGGGTCTCTGAATGCCCCGAGTGTGCGCCGCCGACAACAGGGCTCTTTGTGCCTGCTCGGGGTGCGTGCGGTGCCGGGGGCTCTCCGGTGGCTAGTAAAAGGGTTGTGCTCGGAGCTGGGGCGGCCGAGCTGGCGGCTGCGGGGAAAGCGGGAGCACACGTGCGtgttttttcctgaggaaaccAAGCTGAAATTGTTCTCCCGGGGAAGctggtgggggggtgggggggggggcgcgggttTTCCTCCGGTGTTAATGGGAAGGTGGAGgggggctggtggtggtggtgtcgggcagggtggggatggggacgaggggtgcagccagccccaggTGTGGGTTACCCGGGCGGTGAGGGTGCAGGGCACGGCGCGGGGCTGTCACCCCGCTGCGTGGCGGTTCCAGGGGGCCTTCCATCCTCCGCTGGGGCTCCTGCAGAGGATGGAAGGTGCTGAGCATCCTCGCAGCGCATAGCACCCGGGTTTGGTTCACCCAGGCAGCCCCTACTCCTGGGAGGTGTCTGTAGGGTGAcggggggggcttttttggggAGGTGCTGCCCCACCTGCATGCGTTTCGGGGCATACCCCTGGCCCCTGCCTTTGGAGGGCGCAGGGTTTCTTGGGATCCTCCGCTGAGGTTCTGCCCTGCTGACGTCCGTTTGTCCCGCTCTCCTCTCGGCAGCTCAACACCTTCCAGGCGGTCATAGCCTACGACGAGGAGGACACCTACGCCATCTTCCTCTACCCCGAGGGCGGCCTCCAGTTCCTGGGGACGCGGCCCAAGGAGTCCTACAACGTCCAGCTGGAGCTGCCGGCCAGGGTGGGCTTCAGCCGCGGGGACAGCGACGACGGGAGGAGAGAAGGGCTCTTCTACAGCGTGGCCAGCACCGAGCAGGCGCTGAGGCACCTCGAGCGGTGCGTGGGGCcacggggtgggcagggggagcaggggtgGCGGGGGGTGCCccggctgctggggctgtgcaggctCAGGGGGTGCCTGCGTGGAAACTGGAAGAGGCAGGGGAGCGAGCAGTGGGGGATGAAGttcactgggggggggctcagcaccacgcgTGTGGAAGCTTTTGGGGAGCAGATTTGGCTTTCGGACAGagctctcctccctgcagccGGATTTATGGGTCCGTGGTTGGGGTCCTGGGTGTCTTTGGTGTGCCCGCGCGCGTTTGCAACGTGTGTGCACGTGTTTGCGCAGGGGGAGCAACGCGGGGGTGCCCGGCGTGTGGGTCTTCCACGTGGGCAGCTCAGGACCCCTGGAGCACGTGGAGCCGGGGGGTGGTGAGGGGGCCAGCCCCGGCACACCGCAGAGCCCCGCAGCGCCCACGGAGCCGCCGGCACGACCCGGCTGGGCGCCCACGTCACCGCGTCCCCGCCACCGCGGCCAGCCAAGCATcgtccccgcggggctgcccgcggccccggggcaggAGCGGAGCCGCCGGCTGCAGCCCGACGGGGACACCCCGCAGAGCTACCCCGCAAACCCCGCGTCCTACAGCTCCGGGCACCACGGCGTGGGCGTGGAGGAGGATGTGCATTTTAACGCCGACGGTGAgtggccgcggccccgccgtgGCGAAAATCGAGCCGGGGACGTCTCGTGGCGGGCCGGTTCCTAAAAAAAGGGGTCTCTTTGCTGcgggtttgccttttcctgagcgCCAACGGGTTGGCTTTGCTCCTCCGGCGCGCTCCTGGAGCCCAAACCGGGTGCCCAGGGGCTGCTCGTGGCCGGAGCTGCGTGCGCCAGGCAGGGAGCCTTGGGGGTGGCtccgtccccacgtccccaaactcccccccccgCTTGTCCCCAGTGTTCACCTACAGCGCGGGCAGCAAGGAGACGTGCGCCCGGCACCACGGGCGCTGCTCCCCGCACGCCTTCTGCACCGACTACGCCACCGGCCTCTGCTGCCACTGCCAGGCCTCCTACTACGGCAACGGGCGGCAGTGCCTGCCCGAAGGTACGGGGCGCAGCGGGGAGGGTGTGtggtgccccgggggggggcggacGGTGCCAGGGCTGCGCTTTCTCCCTGCCCAGGGGCCGTGCATCGCCTGAACGGGAAGGTGAGCGGCAGCCTGGAGGTGGGGAGGATGCCCATCCGCTTCCAGGACGTCGACCTGCACGCCTACATCGTGGGCAGCGACGGGCGAGCCTACACGGCCATCAGCGGGGTGCCCGCGCCCGCTGCTCGCGctctcctgcccctcctgcccctcggAGGGCTCTTCGGGTGGCTCTTTGCTCTCGAGGAGCCCGGCTACGAGAACGGCTTCAGCATCACCGGTGAGCGGGGCTGTGGGTTGGAGGTGCTCCCCTCGGGGTTGCTGGAGATGCAGGGTTGGAGACGCCCTCAGGGTTGGGGTCGCCGTCACCTCCCCACTGCGTGTCACGGGCTCTGCTGGGTCTGAAAACCAATCCTGCTcgttccctcctcctgcccaggtGCTGAATTCACCCAGAACCTGGAGGTGACCTTCTACCCCGGGGAGGAGCAGGTCCACATCACCCAGACGGCCGAAGGCTTGGGGCCAGACAACTACTTGAGCCTGAAGACCCACATTCAGGGCCAGGTGCCTTTCATCCCGGAGAACTTCACCGTCCACGTCGGCCCCTACAAGGAGCTGTACCATTACTCCAGCTCAGGTAGGAGCTGTGGTTTGCTtatcctgtcttttttttttgcccgtGGATTTGGCATCCCCGATGCTGTCCACATGTGCCGCGCTCAAGTCAACCCCCGATCACCCCATTTCCAACATCCGAGATGGAAATCAGCTTTCTCCGGGTTCCCGTTGCAGCCGTGACATCCTCAGCCCACCGGGACTACGTCCTCACCTCGGGGGCCACCAACCAGACCCTGTCGTACCGCCTGCGCCAGAACATCACCTTCTCGGGCTGCCCGCACGCCCGCGGCCGCCTGCCCCCGCTCCAGCGGCTGAGCGTGGCGCGCGCCTTCGCCCTCTACGACggccaggagcaggccctgCGCTACGCCCTCGCCGGCCGCATCGGCTCAGCCCACGGTGAGCACGCTCCTCTGGCCGTGCCAGGTTGGGAGCGGGGGTCTGGGTTCCTCCTCCCAGCAGTTTTTCACCCGCTAACGagccccccccgctgccccacAGACGATGCTGAGACGCCCCCGGTGAACCCGTGCCACGACGGCACGCACACGTGCGAGGCGACGGCGCGCTGCCAGcccggcacggggctggggtACACGTGCGAGTGCGCGGATGGCTACCGGGGAGACGGACGGGGCTGCcaaggtgaggggggggggggggggctcggtgcaCCCCGTTCCCTGTGGGGCACCCGCGGTGGGTAGAGAGCCATTTGGGGTGCTGGGATGTGCCGCAGCATCGCGACACCCACTGTATGAGGAGCTCCTGGAGCTGCACGGGGGATGTTGGTgaattatggggggggggaactgagGTCCCAGGGGGTCtctggtgctggaggaggctggggaagcGCCCCGGGAGCAgggtggggatggaggaggcGGCAGCTGTGGGATGGGAGGTTTGGGGTGAGATGGGCGGTTTGGGGTGAGATGGGTGGTTTGGGGTGAGATGGGCAGTTTGGGGTAAGATGGGTGGTTTGGGGCAGGATGGTCGGAGCACGcagccccccaaaatgggggctGTGGCGGGTGCCCCACCACGGCTGGGGTTCCCAGCGTCTCCCCTTCCTGCAGACGTGGACGAGTGCGGGGAGGGCCTGAGCCAGTGCGGCCCCTTCTCCGTCTGCCTGAACGCGCCGGGCAGCTACCGCTGCGAGTGCCGCAGCGGGTACCGGCTGGCGGAGGACGGGCACGCCTGCGTGCGTAAGTGCCAGCCCTGAAATTCGGGGCGCCGCAtcccccaacccctctgcccCCTTGGGTTCACCCCCACCACCCCATAACCCACATATCCCCGCAGCACTGGCGCTGTCGGCCAATCCCTGCGAGGACGGGAGCCACCCCTGTGCACCAGGGGACCGGGCGCGCTGCCTGCCCCGCGCCGGGGGCCTCCCTGCCTGCGAGTGCCTGCCCGGCTACACCGGAGACGGCCGCGACTGCACCGGTACGAGCGGGGTCCCCGGTGCCCGCCGGGTGgtggggaggtgctgggtgcCCTGCCCCGGCTGAGCGCTCCGTCCCTTGCACAGACGTGGACGAGTGTGCCGAAAACCCGTGTcaccccgccgccgcctgctACAACACACCGGGCTCCTTCTCCTGCCAGTGCCAGCCCGGCTACGAGGGCGACGGCTTCCAGTGCACGCACGGTAAGGTGTGGTGCCCGCCTCCATGCCACCTCTACCCggggctgatttttttccccagcctcaCTGCCCCGTGCCGCGGCTTCCCCAACAGCGCAAGGCAGCACGCAGCGGCTGACGCCGTGCGAGCACGAGCGGCTGTACCCGCGGGTGCCGGGGCACGCGGCGCAGTGCGACGAGCGGGGCGAGTACCGGCCCCTGCAGTGCCACGGCGGCACCGGGCACTGCTGGTGCGTGGACGCCGCGGGGCAGGAGATCGCCGGCACGAGGACGGCGCCGGGCAGCACGCCGCCGCGCTGCGGGAACCCAGGTCAGTGCCGAcgggagcggggaggggaggcagggtgGGTCCTGCGGGATTTTGTTGGCGTTTCTATGGGATTGGTGGACGTGTAGGTGCTGGGCGAAGCATCTCCCGGCACTACTGGTGGTGCTGAGGGTGCCGAGCGGGGGCtgagctctccctgcccctgcctgtcCTGCGTGGCTGCAGGGTGGGGACGGTGGGGCTGCAGTGAGAGGAGGGGATCCTTTCCCAGGGCATGGGTGCTGGGCACCGCAGGGGGCACCCAGACCTTTAGGGCACCCTGGCTATGGGGTTACGGTGCTGGTGGCCATTGGGGTGCCTCCTGCATCAGCCTGGAGTgaagggggctgcgggggggggggcatcccTGAGCCCCCTGGCACAAGCAGAGCCCCCGGAGCCTCACCCAGCACCCGCAGCCGGGGGTGCCCGGCTGCTCCAAGCTGGCACCCCCCTGatcccggggctggggggggcttcGCCGCCGGCAGGGTCCTCCCAGCAGCTGACGCCATGCGAACACGAGCGGCTGTACCCGCGGGCAGTGCCGCCGGGCCCCTCGCCCGTGGGCGACGGGCACGTGCCG from Anser cygnoides isolate HZ-2024a breed goose chromosome 5, Taihu_goose_T2T_genome, whole genome shotgun sequence harbors:
- the NID2 gene encoding nidogen-2 isoform X1 — its product is MRAAAVPVLAAVLLAGAAGGLPRAGLLPHGPARGDLRLRPGDDESSPAVALPRALRLYGRAARRLYVGTNGVISTQDFPGEPQYVDDDFPTDFPVVAPFLADLDTSGGRGDIHYRHDTSPAVLNQAAGYVQAGFPRTAGSFVPAGVFVATWEDVGAYQELAPGAEPSAQLNTFQAVIAYDEEDTYAIFLYPEGGLQFLGTRPKESYNVQLELPARVGFSRGDSDDGRREGLFYSVASTEQALRHLERGSNAGVPGVWVFHVGSSGPLEHVEPGGGEGASPGTPQSPAAPTEPPARPGWAPTSPRPRHRGQPSIVPAGLPAAPGQERSRRLQPDGDTPQSYPANPASYSSGHHGVGVEEDVHFNADVFTYSAGSKETCARHHGRCSPHAFCTDYATGLCCHCQASYYGNGRQCLPEGAVHRLNGKVSGSLEVGRMPIRFQDVDLHAYIVGSDGRAYTAISGVPAPAARALLPLLPLGGLFGWLFALEEPGYENGFSITGAEFTQNLEVTFYPGEEQVHITQTAEGLGPDNYLSLKTHIQGQVPFIPENFTVHVGPYKELYHYSSSAVTSSAHRDYVLTSGATNQTLSYRLRQNITFSGCPHARGRLPPLQRLSVARAFALYDGQEQALRYALAGRIGSAHDDAETPPVNPCHDGTHTCEATARCQPGTGLGYTCECADGYRGDGRGCQDVDECGEGLSQCGPFSVCLNAPGSYRCECRSGYRLAEDGHACVPLALSANPCEDGSHPCAPGDRARCLPRAGGLPACECLPGYTGDGRDCTDVDECAENPCHPAAACYNTPGSFSCQCQPGYEGDGFQCTHAQGSTQRLTPCEHERLYPRVPGHAAQCDERGEYRPLQCHGGTGHCWCVDAAGQEIAGTRTAPGSTPPRCGNPGSSQQLTPCEHERLYPRAVPPGPSPVGDGHVPQCDERGGYRPLQCHGSTGHCWCVDAAGQEIAGTRTAPGSTPPRCGNAEPTERPPSMCERWRQSLLEHYGGSPRGDQYVPQCDAGGHFTPLQCHGDSGYCWCVDESGREIQGTRSEPGSPPPCLPSVAPPSVRPSPRPDMSPPGTGTFLLYAQGQQIGYLPLNGTRLQKEEAKTLLSLHGSIVVGIDYDCRERTVYWTDVAGRTISRASLEPGAEPETVISSGLLSPEGLAVDHLRRAMFWTDSGLDKIERARLDGSERRVLFDTELVNPRAIAVDPVRGNLYWTDWNREAPKIETATVNGANRRVLVNKDIGLPNGLTFDPFSKLLCWADAGTKNLECTFPDGAGRRIIQNNLNYPFSIISYADHFYHTDWRRDGVIAVNKETGSFTDEYLPEHRSHLYGITAVYPYCPGARK
- the NID2 gene encoding nidogen-2 isoform X2; translated protein: MRAAAVPVLAAVLLAGAAGGLPRAGLLPHGPARGDLRLRPGDDESSPAVALPRALRLYGRAARRLYVGTNGVISTQDFPGEPQYVDDDFPTDFPVVAPFLADLDTSGGRGDIHYRHDTSPAVLNQAAGYVQAGFPRTAGSFVPAGVFVATWEDVGAYQELAPGAEPSAQLNTFQAVIAYDEEDTYAIFLYPEGGLQFLGTRPKESYNVQLELPARVGFSRGDSDDGRREGLFYSVASTEQALRHLERGSNAGVPGVWVFHVGSSGPLEHVEPGGGEGASPGTPQSPAAPTEPPARPGWAPTSPRPRHRGQPSIVPAGLPAAPGQERSRRLQPDGDTPQSYPANPASYSSGHHGVGVEEDVHFNADVFTYSAGSKETCARHHGRCSPHAFCTDYATGLCCHCQASYYGNGRQCLPEGAVHRLNGKVSGSLEVGRMPIRFQDVDLHAYIVGSDGRAYTAISGVPAPAARALLPLLPLGGLFGWLFALEEPGYENGFSITGAEFTQNLEVTFYPGEEQVHITQTAEGLGPDNYLSLKTHIQGQVPFIPENFTVHVGPYKELYHYSSSAVTSSAHRDYVLTSGATNQTLSYRLRQNITFSGCPHARGRLPPLQRLSVARAFALYDGQEQALRYALAGRIGSAHDDAETPPVNPCHDGTHTCEATARCQPGTGLGYTCECADGYRGDGRGCQDVDECGEGLSQCGPFSVCLNAPGSYRCECRSGYRLAEDGHACVPLALSANPCEDGSHPCAPGDRARCLPRAGGLPACECLPGYTGDGRDCTDVDECAENPCHPAAACYNTPGSFSCQCQPGYEGDGFQCTHAQGSTQRLTPCEHERLYPRVPGHAAQCDERGEYRPLQCHGGTGHCWCVDAAGQEIAGTRTAPGSTPPRCGNPEPTERPPSMCERWRQSLLEHYGGSPRGDQYVPQCDAGGHFTPLQCHGDSGYCWCVDESGREIQGTRSEPGSPPPCLPSVAPPSVRPSPRPDMSPPGTGTFLLYAQGQQIGYLPLNGTRLQKEEAKTLLSLHGSIVVGIDYDCRERTVYWTDVAGRTISRASLEPGAEPETVISSGLLSPEGLAVDHLRRAMFWTDSGLDKIERARLDGSERRVLFDTELVNPRAIAVDPVRGNLYWTDWNREAPKIETATVNGANRRVLVNKDIGLPNGLTFDPFSKLLCWADAGTKNLECTFPDGAGRRIIQNNLNYPFSIISYADHFYHTDWRRDGVIAVNKETGSFTDEYLPEHRSHLYGITAVYPYCPGARK